The Trachemys scripta elegans isolate TJP31775 chromosome 21, CAS_Tse_1.0, whole genome shotgun sequence genome has a segment encoding these proteins:
- the NLRX1 gene encoding NLR family member X1 isoform X1 has protein sequence MQCPRCLPQAGTSWSRTQGPKLGGREIMRMLLSPSSAPGARSCFILGRMLHPAGRLCSKMSPLRSFTRYQGGFQETASQPSSTRPGQMALRNVASSDAIQKHRKSLSDWFSHQPNEERQFGPSFSLDTIHVDPVIRESSLEEILKPSPDLTILNQLQSPCSRTIGLQNLFDVDACGQQVKNVVLYGTVGTGKSTLIKKMVVDWCHGRLPRFELVIPFSCEDLSQSNVPVSLRRLITKKYLHLKEVVPLLGSANLKVLVILNGMERLNLDFRLSGTELCCDPNEAVPPSAIVVNLLRKYLLPEASIIVTTRPSAVRRIPSKYVGRYAEICGFSNTNLQKQYFQMRLSQPGCDSSGSSSNSDERDNLVEMLSRNLERHDQIAAACFLPSYCWLVCTTLHFLYFTKSVPPSQTLTGIYTSFLRLNFSGEILDSTDSTNVSMMKYVAKTVGKLAHEGVMSRRTCFSDEDLQKCFEVEMKTEGELNLLNVFRTDVFRFFLTPCVQPGKEHTFVFTIPAMQEYLAALYVVLGEKKTLAQRVGKEVSEVIGKISEDVTLVLSIVSKVLPLRILPLLFGLLKMFPRFFNRLSGKDRDTIAHTMAVEMFKEEDYFNDDVLDQINSSILGVEGPLHHPDEAPDDEVFELFPIFMGGLLSRRNRALLEQLGCSIKNLAAFEIANAMKKTMIRNSRKWLPPSELMDYLIFLHEFQNERFTAEAIRSLRVINLSSIKMTPLKCSILASVMGTTSHEVEELNLSSCHLDVSSLRTLFPVLLRCQKLHLQLNSLGPEACREIRDLLLHDKCVVSTLRLSDNPVTEQGAKYLAEAIAGNRSLTHLSLLHTSLGNQGVEVITQHLAQNQHLKELDVGYNSVTDEAALGLVEVAKRHATLKEVHLYFNDISDEGKRALHALRRDRDGVQVLVFLTVGTDVSDYWAFILSVVQKNLPNWDRERVQQHLSLLLQDLECSRRQTGNPWKKAKFLRVENEVKKMLVKIQQGTL, from the exons ATGCAGTGCCCGCGAtgtctgccccaggctgggaccaGCTGGAGCAGGACCCAGGGACCCAAATTGGGAGGCCGAGAGATTATGCGCATGCTGctgtcccccagctctgcaccaG GTGCCAGGAGCTGCTTCATCCTTGGGAGGATGCTTCACCCAGCGGGCAGGCTGTGCTCCAAAATGTCCCCTCTCAG GAGCTTTACTCGCTACCAAGGAGGATTCCAGGAGACTGCGTCTCAGCCGAGCTCCACCAGGCCTGGCCAGATGGCCCTGAGGAACGTGGCCTCTTCCG ATGCCATCCAGAAGCACCGGAAAAGCCTGTCTGACTGGTTCAGCCACCAGCCCAATGAGGAGAGGCAGTTCGGCCCGTCCTTCTCACTGGACACCATCCACGTGGACCCGGTCATCAGGGAGAGCTCCCTGGAGGAAATCTTGAAGCCCTCACCTGACCTGACCATCCTGAACCAGCTCCAGTCCCCTTGCAGCCGGACCATCGGCCTCCAGAACCTGTTTGACGTGGACGCCTGCGGGCAGCAGGTGAAGAACGTGGTGCTGTACGGCACGGTGGGCACAGGGAAGAGCACCCTCATCAAAAAGATGGTGGTGGACTGGTGCCACGGGCGCCTGCCCCGCTTCGAGTTGGTCATCCCCTTCTCCTGCGAGGACCTGTCCCAGAGCAACGTGCCCGTCTCACTACGGCGCCTCATCACCAAAAAGTACCTGCATCTCAAGGAGGTGGTGCCACTTCTGGGCTCCGCCAACCTCAAGGTGCTCGTCATCCTCAACGGCATGGAGCGGCTCAACTTGGACTTTCGGCTGTCTGGCACCGAGCTGTGCTGCGACCCCAATGAGGCCGTGCCTCCCTCCGCCATTGTAGTCAACCTGCTGAGGAAGTACCTGCTGCCGGAG GCCAGCATCATCGTCACCACGCGCCCGTCCGCCGTGCGCCGGATCCCCAGCAAGTACGTGGGCCGCTACGCCGAGATCTGCGGCTTCTCCAACACCAACCTCCAGAAGCAGTACTTCCAGATGCGCCTGAGCCAGCCAGGCTGCGACAGcagtgggagcagcagcaacTCGGACGAGCGGGACAACCTGGTGGAGATGCTCTCGAGGAATCTGGAGCGCCACGACCAGATTGCGGCTGCTTGCTTCCTGCCCTCTTACTGCTGGCTGGTCTGCACCACCCTGCACTTCCTCTACTTCACCAAGTCGGTGCCTCCCAGCCAGACCCTGACGGGCATCTACACCAGCTTCCTGCGGCTCAACTTCAGCGGGGAGATCCTGGACAGCACCGACTCCACCAATGTCTCCATGATGAAATATGTGGCCAAGACGGTGGGCAAGCTGGCCCACGAAGGGGTGATGTCCCGCCGGACCTGCTTCTCGGATGAAGACCTGCAGAAGTGCTTCGAGGTGGAGATGAAGACGGAGGGTGAGCTTAACCTCCTCAACGTCTTCCGCACTGACGTCTTCCGCTTCTTCCTCACGCCCTGCGTCCAGCCGGGCAAGGAGCACACCTTTGTCTTCACCATCCCCGCCATGCAGGAGTACCTGGCAGCCCTCTATGTGGTGCTGGGCGAGAAGAAGACCCTGGCGCAGcgggtggggaaggaggtgtcCGAGGTCATCGGCAAAATAAGCGAGGACGTGACTCTGGTGCTGAGCATCGTCTCCAAGGTCCTGCCCCTGCGCATCCTGCCGCTGCTCTTCGGCCTACTCAAGATGTTCCCCCGCTTTTTCAACCGGCTCAGTGGCAAGGACCGCGACACCATTGCCCACACCATGGCGGTGGAGATGTTCAAGGAGGAGGACTACTTCAACGACGATGTGCTAGACCAGATCAACTCCAGCATCTTGGGGGTGGAGGGCCCCCTGCACCATCCTGACGAGGCCCCGGATGACGAAGTCTTTGAGCTCTTCCCCATCTTCATGGGCGGGCTCCTGTCACGCCGCAACCGGGCCCTCCTGGAGCAACTTGGCTGCTCCATCAAGAACCTAGCAGCCTTTGAGATTGCCAACGCTATGAAGAAGACTATGATCAGGAACAGCCGGAAGTGGCTGCCCCCATCCGAGCTGATGGACTACCTCATCTTCCTGCATGAATTCCAGAATGAGCGCTTCACGGCGGAGGCCATCCGCTCCCTCAGGGTGATCAACCTCTCCTCCATCAAGATGACCCCACTCAAGTGCTCCATCCTGGCATCTGTCATGGGCACCACCAGCCATGAGGTGGAGGAGCTTAACCTGAGCTCATGCCATCTTGATGTCAGCAGCCTAAGGACTCTTTTCCCTGTCCTGCTACGGTGCCAGAAGCTTCA TTTGCAGCTCAACAGCTTGGGCCCTGAAGCCTGCAGGGAGATCCGGGACCTGCTGCTGCACGACAAGTGTGTGGTGAGCACCCTGCG GCTCTCGGACAACCCTGTGACTGAGCAGGGGGCCAAGTATTTGGCTGAGGCCATCGCAGGTAACCGCTCCCTGACACACCTGTCCCTGCTGCACACCtccttggggaaccagggtgtgGAAGTGATCACTCAGCACCTGGCCCAGAACCAGCACCTGAAGGAGCTCGACGTGGGCTACAATTCGGTGACGGACgaggcagccctggggctggtggAGGTGGCTAAGAGGCATGCAACACTGAAGGAAGTGCA cctgtaTTTCAACGACATCAGTGATGAGGGCAAGCGAGCCCTGCACGCACTGCGCAGGGACCGCGACGGCGTCCAGGTGCTGGTGTTCCTCACGGTGGGCACCGACGTCTCCGACTACTGGGCCTTCATCCTGAGCGTGGTGCAGAAGAACCTGCCCAACTGGGACCGCGAGCGGGTCCAGCAGCACctcagcctgctgctgcaggACCTGGAGTGCAGCCGCCGGCAGACCGGCAACCCCTGGAAGAAGGCCAAGTTCCTGCGGGTGGAGAACGAGGTCAAGAAGATGCTGGTTAAAATCCAGCAGGGAACCCTCTAA
- the NLRX1 gene encoding NLR family member X1 isoform X2 codes for MLHPAGRLCSKMSPLRSFTRYQGGFQETASQPSSTRPGQMALRNVASSDAIQKHRKSLSDWFSHQPNEERQFGPSFSLDTIHVDPVIRESSLEEILKPSPDLTILNQLQSPCSRTIGLQNLFDVDACGQQVKNVVLYGTVGTGKSTLIKKMVVDWCHGRLPRFELVIPFSCEDLSQSNVPVSLRRLITKKYLHLKEVVPLLGSANLKVLVILNGMERLNLDFRLSGTELCCDPNEAVPPSAIVVNLLRKYLLPEASIIVTTRPSAVRRIPSKYVGRYAEICGFSNTNLQKQYFQMRLSQPGCDSSGSSSNSDERDNLVEMLSRNLERHDQIAAACFLPSYCWLVCTTLHFLYFTKSVPPSQTLTGIYTSFLRLNFSGEILDSTDSTNVSMMKYVAKTVGKLAHEGVMSRRTCFSDEDLQKCFEVEMKTEGELNLLNVFRTDVFRFFLTPCVQPGKEHTFVFTIPAMQEYLAALYVVLGEKKTLAQRVGKEVSEVIGKISEDVTLVLSIVSKVLPLRILPLLFGLLKMFPRFFNRLSGKDRDTIAHTMAVEMFKEEDYFNDDVLDQINSSILGVEGPLHHPDEAPDDEVFELFPIFMGGLLSRRNRALLEQLGCSIKNLAAFEIANAMKKTMIRNSRKWLPPSELMDYLIFLHEFQNERFTAEAIRSLRVINLSSIKMTPLKCSILASVMGTTSHEVEELNLSSCHLDVSSLRTLFPVLLRCQKLHLQLNSLGPEACREIRDLLLHDKCVVSTLRLSDNPVTEQGAKYLAEAIAGNRSLTHLSLLHTSLGNQGVEVITQHLAQNQHLKELDVGYNSVTDEAALGLVEVAKRHATLKEVHLYFNDISDEGKRALHALRRDRDGVQVLVFLTVGTDVSDYWAFILSVVQKNLPNWDRERVQQHLSLLLQDLECSRRQTGNPWKKAKFLRVENEVKKMLVKIQQGTL; via the exons ATGCTTCACCCAGCGGGCAGGCTGTGCTCCAAAATGTCCCCTCTCAG GAGCTTTACTCGCTACCAAGGAGGATTCCAGGAGACTGCGTCTCAGCCGAGCTCCACCAGGCCTGGCCAGATGGCCCTGAGGAACGTGGCCTCTTCCG ATGCCATCCAGAAGCACCGGAAAAGCCTGTCTGACTGGTTCAGCCACCAGCCCAATGAGGAGAGGCAGTTCGGCCCGTCCTTCTCACTGGACACCATCCACGTGGACCCGGTCATCAGGGAGAGCTCCCTGGAGGAAATCTTGAAGCCCTCACCTGACCTGACCATCCTGAACCAGCTCCAGTCCCCTTGCAGCCGGACCATCGGCCTCCAGAACCTGTTTGACGTGGACGCCTGCGGGCAGCAGGTGAAGAACGTGGTGCTGTACGGCACGGTGGGCACAGGGAAGAGCACCCTCATCAAAAAGATGGTGGTGGACTGGTGCCACGGGCGCCTGCCCCGCTTCGAGTTGGTCATCCCCTTCTCCTGCGAGGACCTGTCCCAGAGCAACGTGCCCGTCTCACTACGGCGCCTCATCACCAAAAAGTACCTGCATCTCAAGGAGGTGGTGCCACTTCTGGGCTCCGCCAACCTCAAGGTGCTCGTCATCCTCAACGGCATGGAGCGGCTCAACTTGGACTTTCGGCTGTCTGGCACCGAGCTGTGCTGCGACCCCAATGAGGCCGTGCCTCCCTCCGCCATTGTAGTCAACCTGCTGAGGAAGTACCTGCTGCCGGAG GCCAGCATCATCGTCACCACGCGCCCGTCCGCCGTGCGCCGGATCCCCAGCAAGTACGTGGGCCGCTACGCCGAGATCTGCGGCTTCTCCAACACCAACCTCCAGAAGCAGTACTTCCAGATGCGCCTGAGCCAGCCAGGCTGCGACAGcagtgggagcagcagcaacTCGGACGAGCGGGACAACCTGGTGGAGATGCTCTCGAGGAATCTGGAGCGCCACGACCAGATTGCGGCTGCTTGCTTCCTGCCCTCTTACTGCTGGCTGGTCTGCACCACCCTGCACTTCCTCTACTTCACCAAGTCGGTGCCTCCCAGCCAGACCCTGACGGGCATCTACACCAGCTTCCTGCGGCTCAACTTCAGCGGGGAGATCCTGGACAGCACCGACTCCACCAATGTCTCCATGATGAAATATGTGGCCAAGACGGTGGGCAAGCTGGCCCACGAAGGGGTGATGTCCCGCCGGACCTGCTTCTCGGATGAAGACCTGCAGAAGTGCTTCGAGGTGGAGATGAAGACGGAGGGTGAGCTTAACCTCCTCAACGTCTTCCGCACTGACGTCTTCCGCTTCTTCCTCACGCCCTGCGTCCAGCCGGGCAAGGAGCACACCTTTGTCTTCACCATCCCCGCCATGCAGGAGTACCTGGCAGCCCTCTATGTGGTGCTGGGCGAGAAGAAGACCCTGGCGCAGcgggtggggaaggaggtgtcCGAGGTCATCGGCAAAATAAGCGAGGACGTGACTCTGGTGCTGAGCATCGTCTCCAAGGTCCTGCCCCTGCGCATCCTGCCGCTGCTCTTCGGCCTACTCAAGATGTTCCCCCGCTTTTTCAACCGGCTCAGTGGCAAGGACCGCGACACCATTGCCCACACCATGGCGGTGGAGATGTTCAAGGAGGAGGACTACTTCAACGACGATGTGCTAGACCAGATCAACTCCAGCATCTTGGGGGTGGAGGGCCCCCTGCACCATCCTGACGAGGCCCCGGATGACGAAGTCTTTGAGCTCTTCCCCATCTTCATGGGCGGGCTCCTGTCACGCCGCAACCGGGCCCTCCTGGAGCAACTTGGCTGCTCCATCAAGAACCTAGCAGCCTTTGAGATTGCCAACGCTATGAAGAAGACTATGATCAGGAACAGCCGGAAGTGGCTGCCCCCATCCGAGCTGATGGACTACCTCATCTTCCTGCATGAATTCCAGAATGAGCGCTTCACGGCGGAGGCCATCCGCTCCCTCAGGGTGATCAACCTCTCCTCCATCAAGATGACCCCACTCAAGTGCTCCATCCTGGCATCTGTCATGGGCACCACCAGCCATGAGGTGGAGGAGCTTAACCTGAGCTCATGCCATCTTGATGTCAGCAGCCTAAGGACTCTTTTCCCTGTCCTGCTACGGTGCCAGAAGCTTCA TTTGCAGCTCAACAGCTTGGGCCCTGAAGCCTGCAGGGAGATCCGGGACCTGCTGCTGCACGACAAGTGTGTGGTGAGCACCCTGCG GCTCTCGGACAACCCTGTGACTGAGCAGGGGGCCAAGTATTTGGCTGAGGCCATCGCAGGTAACCGCTCCCTGACACACCTGTCCCTGCTGCACACCtccttggggaaccagggtgtgGAAGTGATCACTCAGCACCTGGCCCAGAACCAGCACCTGAAGGAGCTCGACGTGGGCTACAATTCGGTGACGGACgaggcagccctggggctggtggAGGTGGCTAAGAGGCATGCAACACTGAAGGAAGTGCA cctgtaTTTCAACGACATCAGTGATGAGGGCAAGCGAGCCCTGCACGCACTGCGCAGGGACCGCGACGGCGTCCAGGTGCTGGTGTTCCTCACGGTGGGCACCGACGTCTCCGACTACTGGGCCTTCATCCTGAGCGTGGTGCAGAAGAACCTGCCCAACTGGGACCGCGAGCGGGTCCAGCAGCACctcagcctgctgctgcaggACCTGGAGTGCAGCCGCCGGCAGACCGGCAACCCCTGGAAGAAGGCCAAGTTCCTGCGGGTGGAGAACGAGGTCAAGAAGATGCTGGTTAAAATCCAGCAGGGAACCCTCTAA